The Rhodospirillales bacterium RIFCSPLOWO2_02_FULL_58_16 genome contains the following window.
CCATCCCGATAAACTCCCCGACTGACGAAAAAATAAGACTGGAAGCATAGAGGCGTTACATATATAAGATAATTAACGATTATTGATTGTTTGCATAACTAATGCTTATGGTGTTGCCGCCAATGAATATCACCCTGCGCCAACTCAAGATATTCGCCGCCGTCGCCAAAAACAACAGTTTCACCCGCGCCGCCGAGGAGCTTAACTTGACCCAGCCGGCGGTCTCCATGCAGGTAAAACAGCTTGAAGACCAAGCCGGGATACCCCTGTTTGAACAGGTCGGCAAGAAAATTTTTCTCACCGAGGCGGGAGAGGAAGTCCTCCATTACAGCCGCGCCGTCGCCGGTCAACTGGACGAGATGGCGTCAACGCTGAACAGCCTCAAGGGACTGGCCGGCGGTCGGCTGCGCATCGCTATCGTCGCCACCGCCAACTATTTCGCGCCCCGGCTGCTCGGCGCTTTCGGCAAGCTGTTTCCCGGCATCGGCATCAGCCTGGACGTTCACAACCGTCAATCCCTGCTCGACAGACTCAAGGATAACGACGTGGATATGGCGATCATGGGGCGGGCGCCCGCCGATCTGGAGCTGGAGGCGGAAAGCTTTATGGAAAACCCCCTGGTGATTATCGCCCCGCCTGACCATCGGTTAGCCGGCGAGGCCGACATTCCCCTGAAACGGCTGGAGGAAGAAGTGTTCCTGGCGCGTGAGAGCGGTTCGGGAACCCGCAAGGCGATGGAGGAGTTTTTTGACCAGCACGGGATAACCATCGCCAACGGCATGGAGGTAAGCAGCGTCGAGGCCATCAAGCAATGCGTTCAGGCCGGTCTGGGGCTGGGCCTGATGTCCCGCGACGCGATACGGATGGAGTTGACGCTGGGCAGTCTGGTGGTTCTTGACGTAAGCCGCTTTCCGATCATGCGTCACTGGTTCCTGGTTCACCGCAAGAGCAAGCGGCTGTCGGCGCCGGCGGAGGCCTTCAAGCGCTTCGTGCTTGCGAATACTACCCCCTCCTGACCTCCCCCTTGAAGCAAGGGGGAGGAATTTTTTCCCCCTCCTTACCAAGGAGGGGGCAGAGGGAGGTTGCCGCACGGGCGTTGAAAGCCCCCAATGTTTTCCTACGCCAACCCGAGAAAGACCATGATCGCACGGTCCATCCGCACCACGTCCGCGTCGTCGAGGCATCCGATCCGCTCACCCAGCCGTTCCCTGGAAACCGTCGTGAGCTTATCGACCATCAACCGCGACGCGGAGCGCAGGCCATTGCTTTCGCTCGGCGTAACCGATATGCGAAACAAGGGAGCATCCGTATCATCTGTGGTGAATACGCAGATCGTGACGGAAGCGGTGACGTCAAACCGATTGTCCTGAACAATGACGGCGGGACGGGGCTTGCCGGCATAGCCGGAACCTGAAACCGTCCATATCTCTCCACGGTTCATGCCTTGTCGTGGTCCGTGACGGCGTCAATGAAGGCTTGATCCTTGCGCTCACATGCGCTTTTCGCCACGGCGAGAGACTGACGATGGGCTTCCTTGGCGAAATTCGCCGTGCGGGTGTCAGGAACCCAAATCTGAACAGGCCTCAATCCGCGAGCGCGCATGCGTTCGCGATAGTTACACACCTTCTTACGCGAACTTTGTTTCCGGTCTGACGTTGCCGCCATCCGCCCGCCTCCTCAAAAAGGTTACATGTAACCTATCGGAATAAAGGCCCGAATGCAAGGCTTTCGCAAGGAGAGATTATTTCAGTTCCACGGACCAGCAGTCGAAACCGTGGCGTTTCAGGCTGCCGCACATCAGTTGGGCAGACTTGAAGCGGTCGAATTCACCGACAATGACTCTGATGAACTTGGTTTGTCCGCCCTTGGGGAAGTACTCCTGGTAGAGCGGATTGAAGCCGCCCAGTTGATCGGGTGATCGGTTGACAAATTCTCCCCACGCCGACTTGGCGCCGTTGCGGGAGCTGAAAGCCCCCAACTGGACGCCGTACATGGCCTGCCCGGAGCCTTCTTTTCCCCATGTTCCGGTTTCGGTCTTGAATTTTTCCGCCTGCAAACTAACGCGCCGCAGCAATTCTTTTTTATCTACGGCGACCGTGGGCGCCGCCTTGGGAGGGGGCATGTTTCTCATCGCGGCCGGCGACGCCTTGATTTTTTCCGCCGGAACGGCCTGCTTGGCTTCCTTCAGCGGAGTCTTCTTTTCCGCCGCCGCCGTTTGCCGTTCGGCCTTGTTGACGGCGACAGGCTCGTCCGGCGTCTCTTGTGTTTTTTCTTCGGGAGCGGGTTCAGGGAAGGAGGCGGCGTCACCCTTGAAAGAAACCAGCTCCTTGATTTTCTTGTTAAAAAGGCCGCCGCTGATGCGAAGGACGGTATGATGGACTTTCGGCGAGTAATAGAAGGTTTCAAAGCTGCCTTTAGTGGCGCAATGGGTTTCAAAAGTATCAAACGTTCCCGCCCGCACATATACATCGACCTCCGAGACTACCTCGCATTCGATGTCGTTCTTGGCGATATCGTCGATTCCCGCAGTCCTTTCCGAAACGGAAAATCTGATGCGCTTGCCCACCATCAGGGGAAAGAACTCGGCGGCGGCCTTGGAGAACTGCCGTTCGATTTTCAGCGCCCCGGAATGGGCGGAATAATCATTCGGCTTAAGGAAAGGATTGGAAGTTGATGTCCAGGCGGCGCCCTCGCCGTCGGTCCATGACACCTTTTCGGGGGAGGCGCTGACCACCGCTTCGGTAAGACTATGTCCGTCTTCATCGAAAACGTAGGTGTCGCCGTCGCTGTAAACCGGCGAAGGCACCGGCACGATGGGGCTTTTCTCTTTCCAGTAGGCGAAGTCGCCGGCTTTATCGCAGGCGGCAAGGCTTGCCGCCGATACAATCACCGCCGCCATCATTATCCGTTTTAAGGCGATTCTCTCTCTCATTTTATTTTTGTAGCATTTTCGGATAAGCCGCAGTGAAAAAAATATGGGCGTTTTTCCCAATGTTATCCACAGGTTATCACCAACAGGGAGGTATTATTCCATACCCCCTCCTGACCTCCCCCTTGTTAAGGGGGAGGAATAACAGGAAGACCTCCCCCTTGAAGCAAGGGGGAGGAATTTTTCTTCTTTTCCCCTCCTTGCTTCAAGGAGGGGGCAGGGGGAGGTTTTCTATTCCCCCTCGAAGACGCCGGATTTGCCGCCGGACTTATGGACCAGACGGATGTTCTCGATGCGCATGCCTCGATCCACCGCCTTGCACATGTCGTAGACGGTGAGCGCCGCCACCGCCACCGCCGTCAACGCCTCCATCTCGACGCCGGTGCGGCCGTCAAGGCTGCATACGGCGCTGATATCGACGGCGCTGCGCTCTTTGTCGCAGGTCAGGTTCACCTTGACCGAGGTCAGTTCAAGAGGATGGCACAGCGGAATAAGATCGGGT
Protein-coding sequences here:
- a CDS encoding transcriptional regulator, which codes for MNITLRQLKIFAAVAKNNSFTRAAEELNLTQPAVSMQVKQLEDQAGIPLFEQVGKKIFLTEAGEEVLHYSRAVAGQLDEMASTLNSLKGLAGGRLRIAIVATANYFAPRLLGAFGKLFPGIGISLDVHNRQSLLDRLKDNDVDMAIMGRAPADLELEAESFMENPLVIIAPPDHRLAGEADIPLKRLEEEVFLARESGSGTRKAMEEFFDQHGITIANGMEVSSVEAIKQCVQAGLGLGLMSRDAIRMELTLGSLVVLDVSRFPIMRHWFLVHRKSKRLSAPAEAFKRFVLANTTPS
- a CDS encoding growth inhibitor PemK, producing MNRGEIWTVSGSGYAGKPRPAVIVQDNRFDVTASVTICVFTTDDTDAPLFRISVTPSESNGLRSASRLMVDKLTTVSRERLGERIGCLDDADVVRMDRAIMVFLGLA
- a CDS encoding homoserine O-succinyltransferase, producing the protein MAATSDRKQSSRKKVCNYRERMRARGLRPVQIWVPDTRTANFAKEAHRQSLAVAKSACERKDQAFIDAVTDHDKA
- a CDS encoding molybdenum cofactor biosynthesis protein C, which produces MAEFTHFDAEGNAVMVDVSGKDATTRTAAAKGSVIMKPETMDLIIKGGVKKGDVLSVAQLAGIMGAKRTPDLIPLCHPLELTSVKVNLTCDKERSAVDISAVCSLDGRTGVEMEALTAVAVAALTVYDMCKAVDRGMRIENIRLVHKSGGKSGVFEGE